From a single Coturnix japonica isolate 7356 chromosome 18, Coturnix japonica 2.1, whole genome shotgun sequence genomic region:
- the USP36 gene encoding ubiquitin carboxyl-terminal hydrolase 36 isoform X2, which translates to MPGPAMPIVEKLREALKPGRKEPSEDGELGRLLAASAKKVLLQRIEFEPASRGLSGQLELLRGKYRPLNASTGTNAPRPPPPEGPSRKHGGDHGPGDGVPAPQKVLFPAERLSLKWERVQRVGAGLHNLGNTCFLNATLQCLTYTPPLACYLLSKEHSRACHQGGFCMMCVMQNHMIQAFANSGNAIKPVSFIRDLKKIARHFRFGSQEDAHEFLRYTIDAMQKACLSGCTRLDRQTQATTLVHQIFGGYLRSRVKCSVCKSVSDTYDPFLDVSLEIRQAANIVRALELFVKSDMLSGENAYMCARCKKKVPASKRFTIHRASNVLTLSLKRFANFSGGKITKDVGYPEFLNIRPYMSQNNGDPVMYGLYAVLVHSGYSCHAGHYYCYVKASNGQWYQMNDSLVHCSNIKVVLNQQAYVLFYLRIPGPRKGSEGPIAKATPSHSPVVSDQTKRTTTNGPLPAPLLGRSPEVLPGRKLSGPEEIGVPVSRSTLGVGPKLPNGSAPPKPPNGSPSPKLPLRAAQVTPSDDTARRPKKPPSPQQPLAPKASSGLCSSSTADPPQQSPGDSTQSPTSPSTPQRSSCSSAAPSPTHTAAGDAAKAAPKAKSGAGGLNSSQDTDCAVDLPEGSRLAKLKSAALEPGSTTSPPPAKKLALSAKKGSTPRRVSGSDGRLQPAGLASPTATAQPWPCGRPRLPSALPLPSPDTPAFSFTPSAASRLPASPLTNGTHSSHRHPTLSGEHGPSPMTTKKKRRKQQQSKVGGSSHTMAVNGCDEGCSPPRKRRNIAPEGSIPGKEVAGTGREERNPSGSPSMEPISPIKKKKKKRRLQETEERSSGAQPLGSFRRADTDPLWTKRQQSPEPSEGESEHRKCKQRESLSNVSSEQPAAISAPAVCTWDIPAKDGCKHRAAAPSTGAGVEPRSPERSVVEELLRNSLDKAYGKQVLTWEGEVSAVSRDAMRDAAWARSETVIDEWDEEFDRGKVKKVKKLKRERRRHFNPFQQLQSKRNFWSVTHPAKVASLSYRL; encoded by the exons ATG cccggccccgcGATGCCGATCGTGGAGAAGCTGCGGGAGGCGCTGAAGCCGGGCCGCAAGGAGCCGAGCGAGGACGGGGAGCTGGGCCGGCTGCTGGCCGCCTCGGCCAAGAAGGTGCTGCTGCAAAGGATCGAGTTCGAGCCTGCGAGCCGTGGGCTGTCcgggcagctggagctgctgcggGGCAAGTACCGCCCGCTCAACGCCAGCACCGGGACCAAcgcgccccgcccgcccccACCGGAGGGGCCCAGCAGGAAGCACG GAGGCGATCACGGACCCGGGGATGGTGTCCCCGCCCCGCAGAAGGTGCTGTTCCCCGCAGAGCGGCTCTCCTTGAAGTGGGAGCGTGTCCAGCGGGTGGGCGCCGGGCTGCACAACCTGGGCAATACCTGCTTCCTCAACGCCACCCTGCAGTGCCTCACCTACACGCCGCCCCTCGCCTGCTACCTGCTGTCCAAGGAGCACAGCCGTGCCT GTCACCAGGGAGGTTTCTGCATGATGTGCGTTATGCAGAACCACATGATCCAGGCTTTTGCCAACAGCGGCAACGCCATCAAGCCGGTGTCCTTCATCCGAGACCTCAAGA agatTGCCCGGCACTTTCGCTTTGGCAGCCAGGAGGATGCACACGAGTTCCTGCGTTACACCATCGATGCCATGCAGAAGGCCTGCCTGAGCGGCTGCACCAG GTTGGATCGCCAGACCCAGGCCACCACGCTGGTTCACCAGATCTTTGGTGGCTACCTGCGGTCCCGtg tgaaATGCTCCGTGTGTAAGAGTGTCTCAGATACCTACGACCCCTTCCTGGATGTGTCCTTGGAGATCAGG CAAGCTGCAAACATCGTGCGGGCGCTGGAGCTGTTTGTGAAATCAGACATGCTGAGTGGGGAGAACGCCTACATGTGTGCCAG GTGCAAGAAGAAGGTACCAGCCAGCAAACGCTTCACCATCCACCGAGCCTCCAACGTCCTCACGCTCTCATTGAAGCGTTTTGCCAACTTCAGTGGAGGCAAAATCACAAAG GACGTGGGGTACCCTGAGTTCCTGAACATTCGCCCCTACATGTCTCAGAACAATGGTGATCCGGTCATGTATGGACTCTATGCAGTGCTGGTGCACTCGGGGTACAGCTGCCATGCAGGACACTACTATTGCTATGTGAAG GCCAGCAATGGGCAGTGGTACCAGATGAATGACTCCCTCGTGCACTGCAGCAACATCAAGGTGGTCCTCAATCAGCAGGCCTATGTGCTGTTCTACCTGAG GATCCCTGGCCCTAGGAAGGGCTCAGAAGGGCCCATTGCCAAAGCCACCCCCAGCCATTCACCTGTTGTATCTGATCAGACCAAGAGAACCACAACCAACGGGCCCCTGCCAGCACCACTTCTGGGCCGG AGCCCTGAGGTGCTGCCGGGCAGGAAGCTGTCGGGGCCGGAGGAGATCGGGGTGCCGGTGTCCCGCAGCACGCTGGGTGTGGGGCCAAAGCTGCCCAATGGCTCTGCACCACCGAAGCCACCCAATGGATCCCCATCACCCAAACTGCCCCTCAGAGCCGCCCAGGTGACACCAAGTGATGACACAGCCCGAAGACCCAAGAAACCgccatccccacagcagcctCTGGCACCAAAAGCATCTTCGGgtctgtgcagctccagcaccgCAGATCCAccccagcagagccctggggacAGCACGCAGTCCCCCACCTCGCCCAGCACCCCACAgcgcagctcctgcagcagcgcagcccccagccccacacacaccGCAGCGGGGGATGCAGCCAAAGCAGCTCCAAAGGCCAagagcggggcgggcggcctCAACTCCTCTCAGGACACAGACTGTGCCGTGGATCTCCCCGAGGGCTCTAGGCTAGCAAAGCTGAAATCCGCTGCGCTGGAGCCGGGCAGCACCACGTCACCACCCCCAGCCAAGAAGCTGGCACTGTCTGCCAAGAAG ggcagcaccccGCGGAGGGTGAGCGGAAGTGACGGCCgcctgcagcctgctggccTCGCCTCCCCCACGGCCACTGCCCAGCCCTGGCCCTGCGGCAGGCCCAG GCTGCCCTCTGCTctccccctgcccagccctgaCACACCAGCCTTCAGCTTCACCCCCAGCGCAGCCTCCCGGCTCCCAGCCTCCCCCCTAACCAATGGGACCCACTCCTCTCACCGCCATCCAACCCTCAGTGGGGAGCACGGACCCAGCCCTATGACCACCAAAAAGAAGCGGcgaaagcagcagcagtcaaAAGTGGGAGGCAGCTCGCACACTATGGCTGTGAATGGCTGTGATGAAGGCTGCAGCCCCccaaggaagaggaggaacatCGCTCCAGAGGGCTCTATTCCAGGGAAGGAGGTGGCTGGCACAGGCAGGGAGGAGCGGAACCCCAGTGGTTCCCCCAGCATGGAGCCCATTTCTCCCatcaagaagaagaagaagaagagaaggctgcaggaaaCCGAGGAGCGCTCCTCTGGGGCACAACCCTTGGGCAG CTTCAGGAGAGCTGACACAGATCCCTTGTGGACAAAGCGGCAGCAGAGCCCCGAGCCCAGCGAGGGAGAGAGTGAGCATCGGAAGTGCAAGCAGAGGGAAAGTCTGAGCAACgtgagctcagagcagccagCTGCCATCAGTGCCCCAG cagtgtgtaCATGGGATATCCCAGCCAAAGATGGATGCAAACACCGTGCAGCTGCCCCAAGCACTGGGGCTGGTGTGGAGCCCCGCAGCCCAGAGCGCAGCGTAGTGGAGGAGCTGCTCAGGAACTCCTTGGATAAGGCTTATGGCAAGCAAG TCCTGACCTGGGAGGGTGAGGTGTCGGCCGTCAGCCGTGATGCCATGCGGGATGCAGCGTGGGCCCGGAGCGAGACTGTCATTGATGAGTGGGACGAGGAGTTCGACCGAGGGAAG GTGAAAAAGGTTAAAAAGCTGAAGCGTGAGCGGAGGAGACACTTCAAtcctttccagcagctgcagagcaagcGCAACTTCTGGTCGGTGACCCATCCTGCCAAGGTGGCCAGCCTGAGTTACCGGCTGTGA
- the USP36 gene encoding ubiquitin carboxyl-terminal hydrolase 36 isoform X1: MPGPAMPIVEKLREALKPGRKEPSEDGELGRLLAASAKKVLLQRIEFEPASRGLSGQLELLRGKYRPLNASTGTNAPRPPPPEGPSRKHGGDHGPGDGVPAPQKVLFPAERLSLKWERVQRVGAGLHNLGNTCFLNATLQCLTYTPPLACYLLSKEHSRACHQGGFCMMCVMQNHMIQAFANSGNAIKPVSFIRDLKKIARHFRFGSQEDAHEFLRYTIDAMQKACLSGCTRLDRQTQATTLVHQIFGGYLRSRVKCSVCKSVSDTYDPFLDVSLEIRQAANIVRALELFVKSDMLSGENAYMCARCKKKVPASKRFTIHRASNVLTLSLKRFANFSGGKITKDVGYPEFLNIRPYMSQNNGDPVMYGLYAVLVHSGYSCHAGHYYCYVKASNGQWYQMNDSLVHCSNIKVVLNQQAYVLFYLRIPGPRKGSEGPIAKATPSHSPVVSDQTKRTTTNGPLPAPLLGRSPEVLPGRKLSGPEEIGVPVSRSTLGVGPKLPNGSAPPKPPNGSPSPKLPLRAAQVTPSDDTARRPKKPPSPQQPLAPKASSGLCSSSTADPPQQSPGDSTQSPTSPSTPQRSSCSSAAPSPTHTAAGDAAKAAPKAKSGAGGLNSSQDTDCAVDLPEGSRLAKLKSAALEPGSTTSPPPAKKLALSAKKGSTPRRVSGSDGRLQPAGLASPTATAQPWPCGRPRLPSALPLPSPDTPAFSFTPSAASRLPASPLTNGTHSSHRHPTLSGEHGPSPMTTKKKRRKQQQSKVGGSSHTMAVNGCDEGCSPPRKRRNIAPEGSIPGKEVAGTGREERNPSGSPSMEPISPIKKKKKKRRLQETEERSSGAQPLGSFRRADTDPLWTKRQQSPEPSEGESEHRKCKQRESLSNVSSEQPAAISAPAAVCTWDIPAKDGCKHRAAAPSTGAGVEPRSPERSVVEELLRNSLDKAYGKQVLTWEGEVSAVSRDAMRDAAWARSETVIDEWDEEFDRGKVKKVKKLKRERRRHFNPFQQLQSKRNFWSVTHPAKVASLSYRL; this comes from the exons ATG cccggccccgcGATGCCGATCGTGGAGAAGCTGCGGGAGGCGCTGAAGCCGGGCCGCAAGGAGCCGAGCGAGGACGGGGAGCTGGGCCGGCTGCTGGCCGCCTCGGCCAAGAAGGTGCTGCTGCAAAGGATCGAGTTCGAGCCTGCGAGCCGTGGGCTGTCcgggcagctggagctgctgcggGGCAAGTACCGCCCGCTCAACGCCAGCACCGGGACCAAcgcgccccgcccgcccccACCGGAGGGGCCCAGCAGGAAGCACG GAGGCGATCACGGACCCGGGGATGGTGTCCCCGCCCCGCAGAAGGTGCTGTTCCCCGCAGAGCGGCTCTCCTTGAAGTGGGAGCGTGTCCAGCGGGTGGGCGCCGGGCTGCACAACCTGGGCAATACCTGCTTCCTCAACGCCACCCTGCAGTGCCTCACCTACACGCCGCCCCTCGCCTGCTACCTGCTGTCCAAGGAGCACAGCCGTGCCT GTCACCAGGGAGGTTTCTGCATGATGTGCGTTATGCAGAACCACATGATCCAGGCTTTTGCCAACAGCGGCAACGCCATCAAGCCGGTGTCCTTCATCCGAGACCTCAAGA agatTGCCCGGCACTTTCGCTTTGGCAGCCAGGAGGATGCACACGAGTTCCTGCGTTACACCATCGATGCCATGCAGAAGGCCTGCCTGAGCGGCTGCACCAG GTTGGATCGCCAGACCCAGGCCACCACGCTGGTTCACCAGATCTTTGGTGGCTACCTGCGGTCCCGtg tgaaATGCTCCGTGTGTAAGAGTGTCTCAGATACCTACGACCCCTTCCTGGATGTGTCCTTGGAGATCAGG CAAGCTGCAAACATCGTGCGGGCGCTGGAGCTGTTTGTGAAATCAGACATGCTGAGTGGGGAGAACGCCTACATGTGTGCCAG GTGCAAGAAGAAGGTACCAGCCAGCAAACGCTTCACCATCCACCGAGCCTCCAACGTCCTCACGCTCTCATTGAAGCGTTTTGCCAACTTCAGTGGAGGCAAAATCACAAAG GACGTGGGGTACCCTGAGTTCCTGAACATTCGCCCCTACATGTCTCAGAACAATGGTGATCCGGTCATGTATGGACTCTATGCAGTGCTGGTGCACTCGGGGTACAGCTGCCATGCAGGACACTACTATTGCTATGTGAAG GCCAGCAATGGGCAGTGGTACCAGATGAATGACTCCCTCGTGCACTGCAGCAACATCAAGGTGGTCCTCAATCAGCAGGCCTATGTGCTGTTCTACCTGAG GATCCCTGGCCCTAGGAAGGGCTCAGAAGGGCCCATTGCCAAAGCCACCCCCAGCCATTCACCTGTTGTATCTGATCAGACCAAGAGAACCACAACCAACGGGCCCCTGCCAGCACCACTTCTGGGCCGG AGCCCTGAGGTGCTGCCGGGCAGGAAGCTGTCGGGGCCGGAGGAGATCGGGGTGCCGGTGTCCCGCAGCACGCTGGGTGTGGGGCCAAAGCTGCCCAATGGCTCTGCACCACCGAAGCCACCCAATGGATCCCCATCACCCAAACTGCCCCTCAGAGCCGCCCAGGTGACACCAAGTGATGACACAGCCCGAAGACCCAAGAAACCgccatccccacagcagcctCTGGCACCAAAAGCATCTTCGGgtctgtgcagctccagcaccgCAGATCCAccccagcagagccctggggacAGCACGCAGTCCCCCACCTCGCCCAGCACCCCACAgcgcagctcctgcagcagcgcagcccccagccccacacacaccGCAGCGGGGGATGCAGCCAAAGCAGCTCCAAAGGCCAagagcggggcgggcggcctCAACTCCTCTCAGGACACAGACTGTGCCGTGGATCTCCCCGAGGGCTCTAGGCTAGCAAAGCTGAAATCCGCTGCGCTGGAGCCGGGCAGCACCACGTCACCACCCCCAGCCAAGAAGCTGGCACTGTCTGCCAAGAAG ggcagcaccccGCGGAGGGTGAGCGGAAGTGACGGCCgcctgcagcctgctggccTCGCCTCCCCCACGGCCACTGCCCAGCCCTGGCCCTGCGGCAGGCCCAG GCTGCCCTCTGCTctccccctgcccagccctgaCACACCAGCCTTCAGCTTCACCCCCAGCGCAGCCTCCCGGCTCCCAGCCTCCCCCCTAACCAATGGGACCCACTCCTCTCACCGCCATCCAACCCTCAGTGGGGAGCACGGACCCAGCCCTATGACCACCAAAAAGAAGCGGcgaaagcagcagcagtcaaAAGTGGGAGGCAGCTCGCACACTATGGCTGTGAATGGCTGTGATGAAGGCTGCAGCCCCccaaggaagaggaggaacatCGCTCCAGAGGGCTCTATTCCAGGGAAGGAGGTGGCTGGCACAGGCAGGGAGGAGCGGAACCCCAGTGGTTCCCCCAGCATGGAGCCCATTTCTCCCatcaagaagaagaagaagaagagaaggctgcaggaaaCCGAGGAGCGCTCCTCTGGGGCACAACCCTTGGGCAG CTTCAGGAGAGCTGACACAGATCCCTTGTGGACAAAGCGGCAGCAGAGCCCCGAGCCCAGCGAGGGAGAGAGTGAGCATCGGAAGTGCAAGCAGAGGGAAAGTCTGAGCAACgtgagctcagagcagccagCTGCCATCAGTGCCCCAG cagcagtgtgtaCATGGGATATCCCAGCCAAAGATGGATGCAAACACCGTGCAGCTGCCCCAAGCACTGGGGCTGGTGTGGAGCCCCGCAGCCCAGAGCGCAGCGTAGTGGAGGAGCTGCTCAGGAACTCCTTGGATAAGGCTTATGGCAAGCAAG TCCTGACCTGGGAGGGTGAGGTGTCGGCCGTCAGCCGTGATGCCATGCGGGATGCAGCGTGGGCCCGGAGCGAGACTGTCATTGATGAGTGGGACGAGGAGTTCGACCGAGGGAAG GTGAAAAAGGTTAAAAAGCTGAAGCGTGAGCGGAGGAGACACTTCAAtcctttccagcagctgcagagcaagcGCAACTTCTGGTCGGTGACCCATCCTGCCAAGGTGGCCAGCCTGAGTTACCGGCTGTGA
- the USP36 gene encoding ubiquitin carboxyl-terminal hydrolase 36 isoform X3, with translation MPIVEKLREALKPGRKEPSEDGELGRLLAASAKKVLLQRIEFEPASRGLSGQLELLRGKYRPLNASTGTNAPRPPPPEGPSRKHGGDHGPGDGVPAPQKVLFPAERLSLKWERVQRVGAGLHNLGNTCFLNATLQCLTYTPPLACYLLSKEHSRACHQGGFCMMCVMQNHMIQAFANSGNAIKPVSFIRDLKKIARHFRFGSQEDAHEFLRYTIDAMQKACLSGCTRLDRQTQATTLVHQIFGGYLRSRVKCSVCKSVSDTYDPFLDVSLEIRQAANIVRALELFVKSDMLSGENAYMCARCKKKVPASKRFTIHRASNVLTLSLKRFANFSGGKITKDVGYPEFLNIRPYMSQNNGDPVMYGLYAVLVHSGYSCHAGHYYCYVKASNGQWYQMNDSLVHCSNIKVVLNQQAYVLFYLRIPGPRKGSEGPIAKATPSHSPVVSDQTKRTTTNGPLPAPLLGRSPEVLPGRKLSGPEEIGVPVSRSTLGVGPKLPNGSAPPKPPNGSPSPKLPLRAAQVTPSDDTARRPKKPPSPQQPLAPKASSGLCSSSTADPPQQSPGDSTQSPTSPSTPQRSSCSSAAPSPTHTAAGDAAKAAPKAKSGAGGLNSSQDTDCAVDLPEGSRLAKLKSAALEPGSTTSPPPAKKLALSAKKGSTPRRVSGSDGRLQPAGLASPTATAQPWPCGRPRLPSALPLPSPDTPAFSFTPSAASRLPASPLTNGTHSSHRHPTLSGEHGPSPMTTKKKRRKQQQSKVGGSSHTMAVNGCDEGCSPPRKRRNIAPEGSIPGKEVAGTGREERNPSGSPSMEPISPIKKKKKKRRLQETEERSSGAQPLGSFRRADTDPLWTKRQQSPEPSEGESEHRKCKQRESLSNVSSEQPAAISAPAAVCTWDIPAKDGCKHRAAAPSTGAGVEPRSPERSVVEELLRNSLDKAYGKQVLTWEGEVSAVSRDAMRDAAWARSETVIDEWDEEFDRGKVKKVKKLKRERRRHFNPFQQLQSKRNFWSVTHPAKVASLSYRL, from the exons ATGCCGATCGTGGAGAAGCTGCGGGAGGCGCTGAAGCCGGGCCGCAAGGAGCCGAGCGAGGACGGGGAGCTGGGCCGGCTGCTGGCCGCCTCGGCCAAGAAGGTGCTGCTGCAAAGGATCGAGTTCGAGCCTGCGAGCCGTGGGCTGTCcgggcagctggagctgctgcggGGCAAGTACCGCCCGCTCAACGCCAGCACCGGGACCAAcgcgccccgcccgcccccACCGGAGGGGCCCAGCAGGAAGCACG GAGGCGATCACGGACCCGGGGATGGTGTCCCCGCCCCGCAGAAGGTGCTGTTCCCCGCAGAGCGGCTCTCCTTGAAGTGGGAGCGTGTCCAGCGGGTGGGCGCCGGGCTGCACAACCTGGGCAATACCTGCTTCCTCAACGCCACCCTGCAGTGCCTCACCTACACGCCGCCCCTCGCCTGCTACCTGCTGTCCAAGGAGCACAGCCGTGCCT GTCACCAGGGAGGTTTCTGCATGATGTGCGTTATGCAGAACCACATGATCCAGGCTTTTGCCAACAGCGGCAACGCCATCAAGCCGGTGTCCTTCATCCGAGACCTCAAGA agatTGCCCGGCACTTTCGCTTTGGCAGCCAGGAGGATGCACACGAGTTCCTGCGTTACACCATCGATGCCATGCAGAAGGCCTGCCTGAGCGGCTGCACCAG GTTGGATCGCCAGACCCAGGCCACCACGCTGGTTCACCAGATCTTTGGTGGCTACCTGCGGTCCCGtg tgaaATGCTCCGTGTGTAAGAGTGTCTCAGATACCTACGACCCCTTCCTGGATGTGTCCTTGGAGATCAGG CAAGCTGCAAACATCGTGCGGGCGCTGGAGCTGTTTGTGAAATCAGACATGCTGAGTGGGGAGAACGCCTACATGTGTGCCAG GTGCAAGAAGAAGGTACCAGCCAGCAAACGCTTCACCATCCACCGAGCCTCCAACGTCCTCACGCTCTCATTGAAGCGTTTTGCCAACTTCAGTGGAGGCAAAATCACAAAG GACGTGGGGTACCCTGAGTTCCTGAACATTCGCCCCTACATGTCTCAGAACAATGGTGATCCGGTCATGTATGGACTCTATGCAGTGCTGGTGCACTCGGGGTACAGCTGCCATGCAGGACACTACTATTGCTATGTGAAG GCCAGCAATGGGCAGTGGTACCAGATGAATGACTCCCTCGTGCACTGCAGCAACATCAAGGTGGTCCTCAATCAGCAGGCCTATGTGCTGTTCTACCTGAG GATCCCTGGCCCTAGGAAGGGCTCAGAAGGGCCCATTGCCAAAGCCACCCCCAGCCATTCACCTGTTGTATCTGATCAGACCAAGAGAACCACAACCAACGGGCCCCTGCCAGCACCACTTCTGGGCCGG AGCCCTGAGGTGCTGCCGGGCAGGAAGCTGTCGGGGCCGGAGGAGATCGGGGTGCCGGTGTCCCGCAGCACGCTGGGTGTGGGGCCAAAGCTGCCCAATGGCTCTGCACCACCGAAGCCACCCAATGGATCCCCATCACCCAAACTGCCCCTCAGAGCCGCCCAGGTGACACCAAGTGATGACACAGCCCGAAGACCCAAGAAACCgccatccccacagcagcctCTGGCACCAAAAGCATCTTCGGgtctgtgcagctccagcaccgCAGATCCAccccagcagagccctggggacAGCACGCAGTCCCCCACCTCGCCCAGCACCCCACAgcgcagctcctgcagcagcgcagcccccagccccacacacaccGCAGCGGGGGATGCAGCCAAAGCAGCTCCAAAGGCCAagagcggggcgggcggcctCAACTCCTCTCAGGACACAGACTGTGCCGTGGATCTCCCCGAGGGCTCTAGGCTAGCAAAGCTGAAATCCGCTGCGCTGGAGCCGGGCAGCACCACGTCACCACCCCCAGCCAAGAAGCTGGCACTGTCTGCCAAGAAG ggcagcaccccGCGGAGGGTGAGCGGAAGTGACGGCCgcctgcagcctgctggccTCGCCTCCCCCACGGCCACTGCCCAGCCCTGGCCCTGCGGCAGGCCCAG GCTGCCCTCTGCTctccccctgcccagccctgaCACACCAGCCTTCAGCTTCACCCCCAGCGCAGCCTCCCGGCTCCCAGCCTCCCCCCTAACCAATGGGACCCACTCCTCTCACCGCCATCCAACCCTCAGTGGGGAGCACGGACCCAGCCCTATGACCACCAAAAAGAAGCGGcgaaagcagcagcagtcaaAAGTGGGAGGCAGCTCGCACACTATGGCTGTGAATGGCTGTGATGAAGGCTGCAGCCCCccaaggaagaggaggaacatCGCTCCAGAGGGCTCTATTCCAGGGAAGGAGGTGGCTGGCACAGGCAGGGAGGAGCGGAACCCCAGTGGTTCCCCCAGCATGGAGCCCATTTCTCCCatcaagaagaagaagaagaagagaaggctgcaggaaaCCGAGGAGCGCTCCTCTGGGGCACAACCCTTGGGCAG CTTCAGGAGAGCTGACACAGATCCCTTGTGGACAAAGCGGCAGCAGAGCCCCGAGCCCAGCGAGGGAGAGAGTGAGCATCGGAAGTGCAAGCAGAGGGAAAGTCTGAGCAACgtgagctcagagcagccagCTGCCATCAGTGCCCCAG cagcagtgtgtaCATGGGATATCCCAGCCAAAGATGGATGCAAACACCGTGCAGCTGCCCCAAGCACTGGGGCTGGTGTGGAGCCCCGCAGCCCAGAGCGCAGCGTAGTGGAGGAGCTGCTCAGGAACTCCTTGGATAAGGCTTATGGCAAGCAAG TCCTGACCTGGGAGGGTGAGGTGTCGGCCGTCAGCCGTGATGCCATGCGGGATGCAGCGTGGGCCCGGAGCGAGACTGTCATTGATGAGTGGGACGAGGAGTTCGACCGAGGGAAG GTGAAAAAGGTTAAAAAGCTGAAGCGTGAGCGGAGGAGACACTTCAAtcctttccagcagctgcagagcaagcGCAACTTCTGGTCGGTGACCCATCCTGCCAAGGTGGCCAGCCTGAGTTACCGGCTGTGA